The following coding sequences are from one Ficedula albicollis isolate OC2 chromosome 14, FicAlb1.5, whole genome shotgun sequence window:
- the KCNJ12 gene encoding ATP-sensitive inward rectifier potassium channel 12, translating into MTTGRVNPYSIVSSEEDGLRLTTMPGINGFGNGKIHTRRKCRNRFVKKNGQCNVEFTNMDDKPQRYIADMFTTCVDIRWRYMLLLFSLAFLVSWLLFGLIFWLIALIHGDLENPGGDDTFKPCVLQVNGFVAAFLFSIETQTTIGYGFRCVTEECPLAVFMVVVQSIVGCIIDSFMIGAIMAKMARPKKRAQTLLFSHNAVVAMRDGKLCLMWRVGNLRKSHIVEAHVRAQLIKPRITEEGEYIPLDQIDIDVGFDKGLDRIFLVSPITILHEINEDSPLFGISRQDLETDDFEIVVILEGMVEATAMTTQARSSYLASEILWGHRFEPVLFEEKNQYKVDYSHFHKTYEVPSTPRCSAKDLVENKFLLPSTNSFCYENELAFMSRDEEEEDDDSRGLEDLSPDNRHEFDRLQATIALDQRSYRRESEI; encoded by the exons ATGACTACAGGCAGAGTCAACCCTTACAGCATCGTGTCCTCCGAGGAAGACGGGCTGAGGTTGACCACCATGCCAGGTATCAACGGCTTTGGCAATGGGAAAATCCACACCAGGAGGAAATGCAGGAACAGGTTTGTAAAGAAGAATGGTCAGTGCAACGTGGAGTTCACCAACATGGATGACAAGCCACAGAGGTACATTGCAGACATGTTCACCACGTGCGTTGACATCCGCTGGAGGTATATGCTCTTGCTCTTTTCCCTGGCATTTCTGGTGTCCTGGTTATTGTTTGGGCTGATTTTCTGGCTAATTGCACTCATTCATGGAGACCTAGAAAACCCGGGTGGAGACGATACTTTCAAGCCTTGCGTTCTGCAGGTCAATGGCTTTGtggctgcttttctgttctCCATCGAGACCCAGACGACGATCGG GTACGGCTTCCGCTGCGTGACCGAGGAGTGTCCGCTCGCCGTCTTCATGGTGGTGGTTCAGTCCATCGTGGGCTGTATAATCGACTCTTTCATGATTGGTGCAATAATGGCAAAAATGGCCAGGCCCAAAAAACGGGCGCAGACATTACTCTTCAGCCATAACGCAGTAGTGGCGATGAGAGATGGAAAACTCTGCCTGATGTGGAGAGTTGGGAACCTACGGAAAAGCCACATAGTAGAAGCCCACGTACGAGCTCAGCTAATTAAGCCCAGGATCACGGAGGAAGGGGAGTACATCCCGCTCGACCAAATAGACATTGACGTGGGGTTTGATAAAGGCTTGGACCGTATTTTCTTGGTGTCTCCCATCACCATTCTCCACGAGATCAACGAAGACAGCCCCTTGTTCGGGATCAGCCGCCAGGACTTGGAGACAGATGACTTTGAGATCGTCGTCATCCTGGAGGGCATGGTAGAAGCCACAGCCATGACGACGCAAGCTCGGAGCTCCTACCTGGCCAGTGAGATACTGTGGGGCCACCGCTTCGAGCCTGTCTTGTTCGAGGAGAAAAACCAGTACAAAGTAGACTATTCCCACTTCCACAAAACCTACGAGGTCCCATCCACTCCCCGCTGCAGCGCCAAGGACTTGGTGGAGAACAaattcctgctgcccagcaccaaCTCCTTCTGCTACGAGAACGAGCTGGCCTTCATGAGCCGCGACGAGGAAGAGGAAGACGATGACAGCCGGGGTCTGGAGGACCTCAGCCCGGACAACAGGCACGAGTTCGACAGGCTTCAAGCCACAATAGCGTTGGATCAGCGGTCGTACAGGAGGGAGTCGGAAATATGA